The Gemmatimonadota bacterium genome has a window encoding:
- a CDS encoding DUF481 domain-containing protein yields the protein MIRFRLLVSLALILTAGQAAAQVNIEALRRDAGSTGFSGALALNLEMHTGNTDLKEIGLEGRLDFNHPNVNTFILARNDFGWEQGERFADEGLIHLRQHYPLHGRIGLEAFTQYNYDTTYRLDARALAGGGLRFHLVESEAFQLWKGASAFLEHERLGDLSEGDAHPGRSTVVRWSHYLSSRITVNDRMVSTCTVYFQPLWNAIGDTRILGEVNIEIDLAGPLVLALTYVMRYDSRPPEGVNRLDTVLENGLAVTF from the coding sequence TTGATCCGCTTCAGACTGCTGGTATCCCTGGCCCTGATTCTAACAGCGGGACAGGCAGCGGCCCAGGTCAACATCGAAGCACTGCGCCGGGACGCCGGCTCCACGGGTTTCTCCGGCGCCCTGGCCCTGAACCTGGAGATGCATACGGGCAACACGGATCTCAAGGAAATCGGATTGGAAGGGCGATTGGACTTCAATCACCCGAATGTGAACACGTTCATCCTGGCCCGAAACGACTTCGGCTGGGAGCAGGGAGAACGGTTTGCCGATGAAGGGCTGATTCACCTGCGGCAGCACTATCCGCTGCATGGACGGATCGGCCTCGAAGCGTTCACGCAGTACAACTATGATACGACCTATCGGCTCGACGCCCGCGCACTGGCCGGCGGAGGACTGCGATTCCACCTGGTCGAGTCCGAGGCTTTCCAGCTGTGGAAAGGCGCTTCCGCGTTCCTGGAGCACGAACGCCTGGGCGATCTGTCGGAGGGCGATGCGCACCCCGGCAGGTCGACCGTTGTCCGGTGGAGCCACTACCTTTCATCCCGAATCACCGTCAACGACCGGATGGTATCCACGTGCACGGTCTATTTCCAACCCCTGTGGAATGCGATCGGCGACACCCGCATACTCGGTGAAGTCAACATCGAGATCGACCTGGCCGGACCGCTCGTGCTGGCCCTGACCTACGTCATGCGTTACGACAGCCGCCCGCCGGAAGGGGTCAACAGGCTGGATACCGTGCTGGAGAACGGTCTGGCCGTTACGTTTTAG
- a CDS encoding Ldh family oxidoreductase codes for MNRPPEAYIHVDETSLLTFTTACFEKVGLSNHHASIISRLLVNSDLRGVRSHGVRAASGYTRGFAEGHFNPRPDVRIIGESPTSVIVDGDGTLGYWPMVEATEKAIAKARETGLGMGLARHIGHYGSAGHYTRMCMESGCIGFSVQGYRNMGDACGQDSKPQIGYFGNPPLCFGIPAGGEPPIVQDVATRILADYQHSPEFDDLLSRIPAAFFKSIGYGAVATVMGCALAGAALPEADEVEARWQGANHGGMVLAVHIETVIPEGDFQKEVDRFVRDVRETYEPMPGYDEALLPGAIEERRMALHREQGIRFGEIEQRTVREMGERLQVPLPF; via the coding sequence ATGAATCGACCGCCGGAAGCATACATCCATGTGGATGAAACGTCCCTGCTGACTTTTACGACGGCCTGTTTCGAAAAGGTCGGTCTGTCCAACCACCATGCCTCGATCATCAGCCGCCTGCTGGTGAACTCCGACCTTCGGGGCGTTCGCAGCCACGGCGTTCGGGCGGCTTCGGGCTATACGCGCGGTTTCGCGGAGGGACACTTCAACCCCCGTCCCGATGTGCGGATCATTGGCGAATCGCCCACTTCCGTCATCGTGGACGGTGACGGCACACTCGGTTACTGGCCCATGGTCGAAGCGACGGAAAAGGCCATCGCCAAAGCCCGTGAAACCGGGCTGGGAATGGGACTGGCCCGTCACATCGGGCATTACGGGTCGGCAGGCCATTACACCCGCATGTGCATGGAGTCGGGCTGCATCGGATTCTCGGTCCAGGGATACCGCAACATGGGCGACGCCTGCGGCCAGGACTCGAAACCCCAGATCGGCTATTTCGGCAATCCCCCGCTGTGTTTCGGAATACCGGCGGGCGGCGAACCGCCCATCGTGCAGGACGTGGCCACGCGTATCCTGGCCGACTACCAGCATTCGCCTGAATTCGACGATCTCCTGTCCCGCATACCGGCCGCCTTCTTCAAGAGCATAGGATACGGAGCGGTCGCCACGGTAATGGGATGCGCGCTGGCCGGCGCCGCGCTGCCGGAGGCCGATGAAGTGGAGGCGCGTTGGCAGGGCGCAAACCACGGCGGCATGGTCTTGGCCGTACACATCGAAACCGTGATTCCCGAAGGCGATTTTCAAAAGGAAGTCGATCGATTCGTACGGGACGTAAGAGAAACCTATGAGCCCATGCCTGGATACGACGAGGCGTTGTTGCCCGGGGCCATAGAAGAAAGACGCATGGCCCTGCACAGGGAGCAGGGTATCCGGTTCGGCGAGATCGAACAGC
- a CDS encoding aldolase/citrate lyase family protein, which translates to MVQPTSLKERIRNGEIVNGVGVSMESGREDLERVLQQGRVDFFNVDCQHGPQSEDRIVSFCASAEALGVPVVLRIKHTRHTYLIGNYLDLGPAGILVPEVKEEATVREAVHFFYYPQFGGRSWGGSARHGIEDRSDRLEYAAWWNATGVLWLQLESVEAVINCRKLALDGVDVLTFGPNDLMFDIERYHRPPFRTVEDCVRHVAREMEGTPVAVSLALLDPSEREKYVDMGLTVLQTPMVV; encoded by the coding sequence ATGGTCCAGCCGACCTCGCTGAAAGAACGCATCCGCAACGGCGAAATCGTAAACGGCGTTGGCGTATCCATGGAGTCCGGCAGGGAGGACCTGGAGCGGGTTCTTCAGCAGGGCAGGGTCGATTTCTTCAATGTCGATTGCCAGCACGGCCCCCAGAGTGAGGATCGTATCGTTTCCTTCTGCGCATCCGCCGAAGCACTGGGCGTGCCGGTGGTCCTGCGCATAAAACACACCCGGCACACCTACCTGATTGGCAATTACCTGGATCTGGGCCCTGCGGGAATCCTCGTTCCCGAGGTCAAGGAGGAAGCTACCGTGCGGGAAGCGGTCCACTTCTTTTACTACCCGCAGTTCGGAGGAAGAAGCTGGGGCGGAAGCGCGCGCCACGGCATCGAGGACCGTTCCGATCGCCTCGAATACGCGGCCTGGTGGAATGCGACCGGCGTGCTGTGGCTTCAGCTCGAGTCGGTCGAAGCCGTCATCAACTGCCGGAAACTGGCCCTGGACGGCGTGGACGTCCTCACCTTCGGTCCCAACGACCTGATGTTCGACATTGAACGATACCACCGTCCGCCCTTCCGGACCGTGGAGGACTGCGTCCGCCACGTCGCCCGCGAAATGGAGGGCACGCCGGTCGCCGTCAGCCTGGCGCTCCTGGATCCATCGGAACGGGAGAAGTATGTCGACATGGGACTGACCGTGCTGCAGACGCCCATGGTGGTCTGA
- a CDS encoding class I SAM-dependent methyltransferase, with protein sequence MRGVRIDPERRETRLFKRYVPLAGARVLDIGCGDGRLSSRIRGWIHSIVGVDLAGQDVRHAHARKRLNDIARFAVADASRLPFQDRSFDLALFSCSL encoded by the coding sequence ATGAGGGGTGTGAGAATCGATCCGGAACGGCGAGAAACGCGGCTGTTCAAGCGATACGTACCGCTCGCGGGCGCCCGTGTCCTCGACATCGGCTGTGGAGACGGCCGGCTGTCGAGCAGGATCAGGGGATGGATACACTCGATCGTCGGGGTCGACCTTGCCGGGCAGGACGTGCGCCACGCCCATGCCCGGAAGCGGCTGAATGATATCGCCCGGTTCGCCGTTGCCGATGCGTCCCGCCTGCCGTTTCAGGACCGCAGTTTCGACCTCGCCCTGTTCTCATGTTCTTTGTGA
- a CDS encoding Gfo/Idh/MocA family oxidoreductase, which yields MSGIRVGLIGYGGWTRLAFVPALRQHDGVRIVSAAAFSRDSQDRIREELGPDVQVYGGFEALLDGPEVDAVMMAIPDSIHEAAMNAVLDAGVAAYYEPPLAGSPDGIRKMLRRLVEADQVTHSDLEIGFATVVHRAADLVRQGVIGALQAVHLKLRSDWAGFGGPDLCLVHHLGPWYVDGLNSILGRSPERVLVMDGHGQAGRRQFHSLAHFDYGELWGTLHLNINSVDKLETTIEVTGDEGDLTVDYFRNTIHLRRQSHSESEVIRVEPAMPVVGGWPGEAESVAEFLNAVEKGTPNRTDGQMAAQLYLTGLAIERSRDSGGWVEIEDAAGLEL from the coding sequence ATGTCCGGCATACGAGTTGGCCTGATCGGTTACGGCGGCTGGACCCGGCTGGCGTTCGTGCCCGCCCTCCGGCAGCACGACGGGGTGCGGATCGTATCCGCCGCGGCGTTCAGCAGGGATTCTCAGGATCGTATTCGCGAGGAACTGGGTCCGGATGTACAGGTTTACGGCGGCTTCGAGGCGTTGTTGGACGGTCCCGAGGTCGACGCCGTCATGATGGCCATACCCGACTCCATTCACGAAGCGGCCATGAACGCGGTCCTCGACGCCGGCGTCGCCGCCTATTACGAACCTCCGCTCGCCGGCAGTCCCGACGGCATCCGAAAGATGCTGAGACGGCTGGTCGAAGCCGACCAGGTCACCCATAGTGATCTCGAGATCGGCTTCGCCACCGTCGTGCACCGCGCCGCCGACCTGGTTCGGCAGGGTGTGATCGGAGCGCTGCAGGCGGTTCACCTGAAACTACGGAGCGACTGGGCCGGGTTCGGCGGCCCCGACCTGTGCCTTGTCCATCACCTTGGACCCTGGTACGTGGACGGCCTGAACAGCATTCTGGGCCGGTCGCCCGAACGCGTGCTCGTCATGGACGGTCATGGACAGGCCGGCCGGCGCCAGTTCCACAGCCTGGCTCATTTCGATTACGGGGAACTATGGGGTACGCTGCATCTGAACATCAACTCGGTCGACAAGCTGGAGACCACGATCGAGGTCACGGGCGACGAAGGCGACTTGACCGTTGACTACTTCCGGAATACGATACATCTGCGCAGGCAGTCCCATTCCGAAAGTGAAGTGATCCGCGTCGAGCCTGCGATGCCGGTGGTGGGCGGCTGGCCCGGCGAGGCGGAAAGCGTCGCCGAGTTCCTGAACGCGGTCGAGAAGGGCACGCCGAACCGTACCGACGGTCAGATGGCTGCACAGCTCTATCTCACGGGACTGGCTATTGAACGGTCGAGGGATTCCGGCGGCTGGGTGGAGATCGAAGACGCGGCCGGACTGGAGTTGTAA